In one Pygocentrus nattereri isolate fPygNat1 chromosome 21, fPygNat1.pri, whole genome shotgun sequence genomic region, the following are encoded:
- the tfe3b gene encoding transcription factor E3b isoform X2, with amino-acid sequence MTSRVLLRQQLMREQAQEQERREAQQQAAQLRPTDATPAISVTVPPTAARPPPAQVPMEVLKVQTHLENPTKYHIQQAQRQQVKQYLSTTLGTKIASQTLSISPVHQSSSAPEVAPSTSSAPNSPMALLNLGSNKEEIDDVIDDIISLESSFNDDIMSFIDSGLQLPNTLPGNLLDVYASPGVAPPTITVSNSCPADLPKIKTELTDAETKALLKERQKKDNHNLIERRRRFNINDRIKELGALIPKSSDPEMRWNKGTILKASVDYIRKLQKEQQRAKDIEMKQKKLEHANQTLLLRIQELEMQARLHGLSSNLSSSSGISSDSPFLQPPAQASVGEPLSHSHTHLGLDGAVGQTSSFLAPPPSGSPGLALAAPLDLGTLSFSELDEPAGSSLYPDVSLGDMLMEECTLSPGTAPNALLNSNSPGASKTSSQRSSLDMEEDL; translated from the exons ATGACGTCGCGTGTGTTGCTGCGGCAGCAGCTGATGCGGGAGCAGGCTCAGGAGCAGGAACGGCGTGAGGCGCAACAGCAGgcagctcagctccgccctaCTGATGCGACCCCTGCCATTTCTGTCACTGTGCCCCCCACAGCCGCCCGGCCCCCACCTGCACAGGTTCCCATGGAGGTTCTAAAG GTTCAAACTCATTTAGAGAACCCAACCAAGTACCATATCCAGCAAGCTCAGCGGCAACAGGTGAAACAGTACTTGTCCACCACACTGGGTACTAAAATAGCCTCTCAGACGCTGTCCATCTCCCCGGTGCATCAGTCTAGCTCTGCCCCTGAGGTGGCTCCATCCACCAGCAGTGCCCCTAACAGCCCAATGGCTCTGCTCAACCTCGGCTCCAATAAAGAGGAG ATTGATGATGTAATAGATGACATCATTAGCCTTGAATCCAGCTTCAACGATGATATTATGTCATTTATAGACTCCGGCTTACAGCTCCCAAATACA CTGCCAGGCAACCTGCTGGATGTCTACGCCAGTCCTGGTGTGGCACCCCCCACCATCACTGTCAGCAACTCATGCCCTGCAGATCTGCccaaaatcaaaacagaattaACCG ATGCAGAGACCAAGGCTCTGCtgaaggagagacagaagaaagacaACCATAATCTCA TTGAAAGGAGGAGAAGGTTTAATATAAATGACAGAATAAAGGAGTTGGGAGCTCTTATACCAAAATCTAGTGACCC gGAGATGCGATGGAATAAGGGGACCATTCTGAAGGCATCTGTGGACTACATAAGGAAACTTCAGAAAGAGCAGCAGAGAGCCAAAGATATTGAGATGAAGCAGAAAAAATTGGAGCATGCCAATCAGACTCTGCTGCTACGCATTCAG GAGTTGGAGATGCAGGCCCGACTGCATGGCCTGTCTTCCAATCTGTCATCTTCCTCTGGCATCAGTTCAGACTCTCCGTTTCTCCAGCCGCCAGCCCAGGCCAGCGTGGGAGAGCCTCTctcacactcgcacacacacctGGGCCTGGATGGAGCCGTGGGTCAGACTTCCTCCTTCCTGGCCCCACCCCCATCTGGGTCTCCCGGCCTGGCCCTGGCCGCTCCACTGGACCTGGGCACTCTAAGTTTTTCAGAGCTCGATGAGCCTGCAGGTTCAAGCCTTTACCCAGACGTAAGTCTGGGGGACATGCTAATGGAGGAGTGCACTCTATCCCCTGGGACGGCCCCCAACGCCCTGCTCAACTCAAACTCACCCGGAGCATCCAAAACCAGCAGCCAGCGCAGCAGCCTCGACATGGAGGAGGACTTGTGA
- the tfe3b gene encoding transcription factor E3b isoform X1 has protein sequence MLMLARQPEVGLLTSAYRFGLFCAEREKVCRAMTSRVLLRQQLMREQAQEQERREAQQQAAQLRPTDATPAISVTVPPTAARPPPAQVPMEVLKVQTHLENPTKYHIQQAQRQQVKQYLSTTLGTKIASQTLSISPVHQSSSAPEVAPSTSSAPNSPMALLNLGSNKEEIDDVIDDIISLESSFNDDIMSFIDSGLQLPNTLPGNLLDVYASPGVAPPTITVSNSCPADLPKIKTELTDAETKALLKERQKKDNHNLIERRRRFNINDRIKELGALIPKSSDPEMRWNKGTILKASVDYIRKLQKEQQRAKDIEMKQKKLEHANQTLLLRIQELEMQARLHGLSSNLSSSSGISSDSPFLQPPAQASVGEPLSHSHTHLGLDGAVGQTSSFLAPPPSGSPGLALAAPLDLGTLSFSELDEPAGSSLYPDVSLGDMLMEECTLSPGTAPNALLNSNSPGASKTSSQRSSLDMEEDL, from the exons atgctaatgctagcgCGGCAGCCTGAAGTAGGACTCTTAACTTCTGCATATAG GTTTGGCTTATTTTGTGCTGAACGTGAGAAAGTGTGCAGAGCAATGACGTCGCGTGTGTTGCTGCGGCAGCAGCTGATGCGGGAGCAGGCTCAGGAGCAGGAACGGCGTGAGGCGCAACAGCAGgcagctcagctccgccctaCTGATGCGACCCCTGCCATTTCTGTCACTGTGCCCCCCACAGCCGCCCGGCCCCCACCTGCACAGGTTCCCATGGAGGTTCTAAAG GTTCAAACTCATTTAGAGAACCCAACCAAGTACCATATCCAGCAAGCTCAGCGGCAACAGGTGAAACAGTACTTGTCCACCACACTGGGTACTAAAATAGCCTCTCAGACGCTGTCCATCTCCCCGGTGCATCAGTCTAGCTCTGCCCCTGAGGTGGCTCCATCCACCAGCAGTGCCCCTAACAGCCCAATGGCTCTGCTCAACCTCGGCTCCAATAAAGAGGAG ATTGATGATGTAATAGATGACATCATTAGCCTTGAATCCAGCTTCAACGATGATATTATGTCATTTATAGACTCCGGCTTACAGCTCCCAAATACA CTGCCAGGCAACCTGCTGGATGTCTACGCCAGTCCTGGTGTGGCACCCCCCACCATCACTGTCAGCAACTCATGCCCTGCAGATCTGCccaaaatcaaaacagaattaACCG ATGCAGAGACCAAGGCTCTGCtgaaggagagacagaagaaagacaACCATAATCTCA TTGAAAGGAGGAGAAGGTTTAATATAAATGACAGAATAAAGGAGTTGGGAGCTCTTATACCAAAATCTAGTGACCC gGAGATGCGATGGAATAAGGGGACCATTCTGAAGGCATCTGTGGACTACATAAGGAAACTTCAGAAAGAGCAGCAGAGAGCCAAAGATATTGAGATGAAGCAGAAAAAATTGGAGCATGCCAATCAGACTCTGCTGCTACGCATTCAG GAGTTGGAGATGCAGGCCCGACTGCATGGCCTGTCTTCCAATCTGTCATCTTCCTCTGGCATCAGTTCAGACTCTCCGTTTCTCCAGCCGCCAGCCCAGGCCAGCGTGGGAGAGCCTCTctcacactcgcacacacacctGGGCCTGGATGGAGCCGTGGGTCAGACTTCCTCCTTCCTGGCCCCACCCCCATCTGGGTCTCCCGGCCTGGCCCTGGCCGCTCCACTGGACCTGGGCACTCTAAGTTTTTCAGAGCTCGATGAGCCTGCAGGTTCAAGCCTTTACCCAGACGTAAGTCTGGGGGACATGCTAATGGAGGAGTGCACTCTATCCCCTGGGACGGCCCCCAACGCCCTGCTCAACTCAAACTCACCCGGAGCATCCAAAACCAGCAGCCAGCGCAGCAGCCTCGACATGGAGGAGGACTTGTGA